The following coding sequences are from one Wenzhouxiangella sp. AB-CW3 window:
- a CDS encoding acyl-CoA-binding protein, which produces MNDLETRFTQAAADAQRLTERPDNDTLLKLYAFYKQGSEGDVSGEKPGFFDFVGVAKYEAWEKIQGMPREEAMQKYIDLVESLKG; this is translated from the coding sequence ATGAACGACCTTGAAACCCGCTTTACCCAGGCCGCTGCCGACGCCCAGCGGCTGACGGAACGTCCAGACAACGACACCCTGCTCAAGCTGTATGCGTTTTACAAACAGGGTTCCGAGGGCGACGTTTCCGGAGAAAAGCCGGGATTCTTCGATTTTGTCGGCGTGGCCAAGTACGAAGCCTGGGAGAAGATCCAGGGCATGCCCCGCGAGGAAGCGATGCAGAAATACATCGACCTCGTGGAGTCACTGAAGGGCTGA